The DNA sequence CGCGGTGCTGGCCCCCGAGCATCCCCTGGTCGACGTCCTCATCGCCTCCGAGACCGAGCGAGCGGCCGTGGAGGCGTTTCGCCGCGACGTGGCCCGGCAGAGCGAGATCGAGCGGCTGGCCACCGACCGCCCCAAGCGCGGGCTCCGCCTGACCGCCCGTGTCGTCAACCCGTTCACCGAAGCCGAGATCCCGCTGTTCATCGCGGACTACGTCCTGATGGGATACGGCACCGGGGCCATCATGGCCGTTCCCGGCGAGGACCAGCGGGACTGGGATTTCGCCCGGCAGCACGGCCTGCCCATCGTCGAGACGGTTCGCCGACCTGCGGGCTGGGTCGGCGAGGCCTACAGCGGGGACGGCATCAAGATCAACTCCGGGTTCCTGGACGGGCTGTCGGTGGCCGAGGCCAAGCGCAGGGTCATCGACTGGCTCGTGACGCGGGGGCTGGGCGAGGCCAAGATCAACTATCGCCTCCGCGACTGGGGGATCAGCCGCCAGCGCTACTGGGGAGCCCCGATCCCGGTGCTCTACTGCGACGGCTGTGGCACCGTCCCCGAGAAGGAGGAGAACCTGCCGGTCGTCCTGCCCCGCGACGTCCAGATCCGCGGCAAGGGGGGCTCACCGCTCGCCGACGTCGCCTCCTTCGTGAACGCCCGGTGTCCGCGCTGCGGGGGCCCGGCCCGCCGCGAAACCGACACGATGGACACCTTCGTGGAGTCGTCGTGGTATTTCCTCCGCTACTGCTCCCCGCACTACGACCGCGGCATGGTCGACGCCGCGGCGGCCGCGTACTGGATGCCGGTGGACCAGTACATCGGCGGTATCGAGCATGCCGTCCTGCACCTGCTCTACGCCCGCTTCTACACCAAGGTGCTCCGCGATCTCGGCCTGGTGAAGGTCGACGAACCGTTCATGGCGCTGCTGAGCCAGGGCATGGTCATCAAGGATGGCGCCAAAATGTCCAAGTCCAAGGGCAACGTCGTCGATCCCGACGAGCTGATCCGCAAGTACGGCGCGGACACCGCGCGGCTGTTCTCGCTGTTCGCCGCCCCGCCCGAGAAGGATCTGGACTGGAACGACCACGGCGTGGAGGGCGCGTTCCGGTTCTTGAACCGGGTGTGGCGGTTCGTCACCGAGCGGGTGGAGGCGATTCGTGATGCGATCGTTGATGTCGGGGGGGGCGAGACGCCACCCCCGACTGCCCCCCCGGTTCGCGCGAGGGCAACGGCCCGCTCCGGAGAGGCGGCGGCGGTTCTTACGGGCGAGGGGCGGGCGTTGCGGCGGACGATCCACGAGACGATCGCGCGGGTCACCGAGGATATCGAGCGCGACATGCATTTCAACACGGCGGTGAGCGCCATCATGGAGCTGGTCAACGCGCTCCACGCCTACGAGGCCGCCGGCCCGGAGCCGGGCGCTCGGGAGGAGCGCCGAGCGCTGCTGCGCGAAGCGGTGGACACGCTGCTGATCCTGCTCGCTCCGTTCTGCCCTCACATCGCCGAGGAGTTGTGGTCGCAACTCGGCCACCGGGAGAGCGTGTTCCGCGCGGGATGGCCGCGCGTCGACCCGGCCGCGCTGCAGCGCGACGAGGTGACGGTCGTGGTGCAGGTCGATGGCAAAGTGCGCAGTCGTCTCACCGTCGGCGCCGGCGCCGCCGATGCCGATGTGGAGCGTCAGGCCCTCGCCGACGCTCGGGTCCGCCCGTGGCTGACCTCGCGGCAGGTCGAGCGGGTCGTGGTCGTCCCCAACCGACTGGTCAACATCGTGACCCGCTCGTGAGGCTGGGCCGTGGCCCCATCGGCGCCGGCGTGGTGATCGCCGCCGTCGTCCTCACCGCGGCCGGCTGCGGATACTCGTTCCGGGGGACGCTGCCCACCCATATCCAGACCATCGCGGTGCCCATCTTCACGAATCACACCAGCGAGCCGGCCGTCGAAAACGTCATCACCCGGGCCGTGGTCGAGGCGTTCTCGACGAACGGCCGCCTCCGCGTGGTCGGTCGTGAGCGGGCCGATTCTCTCCTGGAGGGCGAGATCACGGGCTACGAGCTGGTGTCGCTGGCCTTCGATCCCTCGGCCGCCGTACGGCGCTATCGGCTCGTCGTCACCATGAACCTGCGCTACCGGGACCTCCGGGAGCGGACGCTCCTGTTCGACCAGAGCGGGTTCCAGGAGCGTGCCGACTTCCAGGTGGGGGCCGCCGTCTCTCAGACCCTGGTCCAGGAAGACGCCGCGTTGCGCGCGGCCGCCGTGGAGATCGCGCGGGCTGTGGTCGCGCTCACGCTCGACCGGTTCTAGCCTCTCGCCCCGTGGATTACGTCGCCTTCCTGCGGAGCGCCGAGCGGGGTCAGCTGCCGCCGGTCGCCCTGCTGCACGGGGGTGACGCCCAGCTCCTCGACGACGCCTTGCGGGCGGCGACCCGGGCCATGGCGGTGGAGCCTTCCCTGGCGGTGTTCGACCGCGACGTCTTCGACGGGCGCGAAGTCGACGTCGACGCCATGGTCAACGCTGCGCTCACCGTGCCCGTGCAGGCCGCCTTCCGGCTGGTGGTGGTGCGGCGGTCCCAGGCGCTGGCTGCCCGGGGCGCAGAGGCGCTCAAGCGGTACGTGGCCAAGCCGAACCCGGCAGCCTGTCTCCTGCTGCTGGCCGATGAGCCGCTCGGCGCCTCGCGCGATCGCAAGCATCCCCATTGGCTGCTGGATGCCGTGCCGGCCGCCGCGGTGGTCGAACTGCTGGCGCGCCGGGGCCGGGCCCTCGAGGAATGGCTGCGGCAGCGCGCGGCCGCCGAGGGCCTCACGGTCAGCGAAGAGGCGGCGCGGCTCCTGGTGCAGTGGGTGGGCGACGACAGCGCCACGCTGCTCGGCGAGGTCCGCAAAGCCGCGCTGGCCGGCGGTTCGAGCAATGCCACTGTCGGGGTGAACGAGGTCACGGCGGTGGTGGGCGAGCATCGCCTGAGCGGCATCTTCGACCTCACCCGGGCCATCGAGCGCCGTGAGCTCGGCCTGGCCCTGCGCACGCTGGAGCGGCTTCTGGCGGTGGAAGACGCGATGCTCGTGCTGGCCACGCTCGGCCGTGAGGTCCGAACGGCCCTGCTGGTTCAGGAGTGGCGCTCGCGCGGCCAGTCGGTCGAGCAGATCGCGCGCGTGCTCCGGCGCCCGCCGGGCGCCGTCGAGGCGGTCGTCGCGGCGACCACGGGACGCTCCGTCCAGAGCCTCACGGAGCGGCTGGAGCGGTGCTGGCGAGCCGAGTGGCGGCTGAAGTCGGGGGGAGAGCCCAGGGCGGAGCTGGCCGCGCTGGTCACGGAGCTGGCGAGCGCTCCGTGACCCTAGCTGGGGAGACTGGCCAGCCTGCGGGCGAGCGCCGACTTCTTGCGGGCCGCGGTATTGCGGTGGACCACGCCCTTGCTCACGGCCTTGTCCAGGGCCCGGATGGCGGCCAGGGCGGTGGCGCGCGCGTCGGCGCTGCCCTCGCTGACCGCGGTCCGGGCCGTCTTCACCGCGGTCCGCACCCGCGAGCGTTCCGTCCGGTTACGCGCCCGCAGCTTCTCGTTCTGGCGGATCCGTTTCAGCGCCGATTTCGTGTTGGCCAACGACCTCTGCCTCCTTGGATGATCGCTGCTGGATTCTCCCGCAACCACCCGCCGATTGCCAGCGGATTGTCGCGTCGTGCCACACCGCCCCACGGCGCGGGGACGAGGTCATGAGCGTCGAGCGGCAAGTGGTGCGGGCGCTGGGAAGCATCAGCGCCGCCACGCTGGCCAGCCGGGTCCTGGGCTTTGTCCGCGACATGGTCGTGGCCCTGGCGTTCGGCGCGGGTCCCGTCACCGACGCTTTCTTCGTCGCCTTCCGCATTCCGAACATGCTGCGCCGGTTGCTGGGCGAAGGGGCCCTGTCCACGGCGCTGGTTCCCGTCTTTACGGAGTATGCGACCACCCGCGCCCGTCAGGATTTCCTGCAGATGTTGCGCGCCGTGCTGGGCGCCTCGCTGGCGGCCTTGACCGTGACCACGCTGCTGGGCATCGCCGCCGCCCCGTGGATTCTGCGGGTGATCGCCCCGGGGTTCGCCCAGGATCCAGGCCAGATGACCCTGGCGGTGCTGCTCACGCGCGTGATGTTCCCCTATCTGTTCCTCGTCGGCCTGGCCGCCCTCGCCATGGGCGCCCTGCACGCCCATGGCCGATTCTTCGCGGCGGCGCTGGGGCCGGCCGTGCTGAACGTGGCGATCATCGTGGCGGTCCTGTTCCTGGCGTCCCGGATGGAGCCGCCGATTCTGTCCCTGGCCGTGGGCGTGCTGGCCGGCGGCGCTGGACAGCTGCTGGTGCAGGTCCCCAGCCTGCGCCGGGCGGGGCTGCTGGTGGGGCCCTCGACCGAGCGCCATCCCGCGCTCACCCGCGTCGGGCGCTTGTTGATTCCCGCCGTCTTCGGGCTGGCCGCGGTGCAGGTGACCGTGCTCGTCAACACCCTGCTGGCCTCGCTGCTGCGGGGCGGCAGCATCTCGTTCCTGTACTACGCCGACCGGGTGATGGAATTCCCCCTCGGGATGTTCGGCATCGCGCTGGCCTCCGCCTCGCTGCCGGCCATGTCCCGGCAAGCGGCCGTGGGCGACCGGCAGGGCCTGGCCGAGACGCTGAACTTCACGCTGCGCCTGGCCTTGTACGTGGCCCTGCCGGCCACGGCAGGCCTGGTGGCGTTGCGGCTGCCGATCACGCGCGTGCTGTTCGAGCGCGGCCGCTTCGGCCCGGAGGACACCGTAGCCACTGCCCAGGCCCTGGCCTGGTACGCCGTGGGTCTCGTCGGCTTCTCCATGGCGCGCATCCTGGCCCAGGCCTTCTACGCCCTCGGCGAGCCGGGCACCGCGGTGAAGCTCGGACTGCTCTCGGTGGCAGCGAACGTCGTCGCCGCGGTGGCGCTCATGGAGCCGCTGGGGCACGGCGGGCTGGCCCTGGCCTCGTCGCTGGGCGGATACGTCAACGTGGTCCTGCTTCTATGGGTGGCCCGCCGGCGGCTGGGCCGGCTCGGTGGTCGCCAGCTGGCGGTGAGCCTGGGCCGGACGCTGGTGGCGTGTGCGCCTCTCGTGGCCTGGTGCGCGCTGTGCCTCTGGGCGTGGCCGTCCGCCAACACACGCTGGCTCGAGGCCGGATGGCTGGCGCTGGCGATCGCGGGCGGGGCCGCCGCCTTCTGGAGCACCAGCCGGCTATTGGCGGCCCCGGAGTCGACGGCGCTCCGCGCCGTCTTGCCGGTGGGAGAACGACGTTGATATAATCGCGCGTGCCCACTCCGCTCAGGCCCGAGTCGCGGCCGCGCGGGCGCTGCGGGCCCGCCGGCCCACGCCGCCTTCCGATCGGTAGTGATCCCGTCGCTGATTTCCTCGCCGCTCTCGGAGCCGAGCGTGGCGTCTCGGCCCACACGCTGGCCGCCTACCGCGCCGACATCCGACATTTCACGGCCTTCCTCGCTGCGATCGGCAGCAGCCTTGAGCGCGTTCGTCCGGAGCAGATCCTGGCCTACCTCGAGCGGCTCCAGCGTGATGGAATGAAGCCGGCCAGCATCGCGCGCCGACTGTCGGCGCTGCGGGGGCTGAGCCGGTACCTCGTGCGCGAGGGCCGCCTCGCCCATGACCCGACCCAGCACCTGGAGCGTCCACGAGGCTCGCGCGCCTTGCCCCGCACCTTGCCGGCCAGGACGGCGGCGGCGGTGGTCGAGAGCCCCGACCCCACGACCGCACGCGGCCTGCGTGATCGCGCGCTGCTGGAACTGTTGTACGCGACCGGCATGCGCGCGTCCGAGTGCCTGGGCCTCTCGTTGGAGGACGTCAACCTCGCCGCCGGCTACGTCATCTGTACGGGCAAGGGGCGCAAGCAGCGGCTGGTGCCCCTGGGCCAGGAGGCGGCGGCGTGGGTCAAACGCTATGTGACCGAGGCGCGCCCCGCAGCGACGCGGCGGCGAGATTCGGGCCGACTGTTCGTGAACTGGCGCGGCGGCCCTCTCTCGCGCCAGTCGCTGTGGTCGGTGGTGGCCCGGGCCGGCCGGGCCGCCGGCGTGCGGCGGCGCGTGTCCCCGCACGTCCTGCGTCACTCGTTCGCCAGCCACTTGCTGGAGAACGGCGCCGACCTGCGGTCGGTGCAGGCGATGCTGGGCCACAGCGACATCGCCACCACGCAGATCTACACGCATCTGCCGTCGGCGACGCTGCGTCGGATGTACGACGAATTCCATCCCCGGGCCAGGGCGTGATGGCCAAACGGGCCCATGTCTATCCGCAGGCCGCGCCGGCCGCGAGTGACCTGGTGAATGCCAGGGTGGTGCGCGTACCGGCCCGCGCGCGGGTCGCCGAGGCACTGGCCCGGGCCCGGCGGCGGGACGCCGCGCTGGTCGCGACGGCCGCCGGGGATGTCGCATTGCGACAGGATCTGAGCCGCGCGGTGGGCCTCGGCCTCGAGGGGCTCGCTGCCGAGGAGCTGGTCCGGTCGCTGCCCGTAGTGTCCGTGAGCGAGTCCGAGGTGAGGGTGCGTCGCCTTCTCGCCGCTGGCGCTCCGGCGGTCGTCGTTCGCGATCGCCGCGAGATCCTCGGAGCGGTGATGCCGGGACCGGGACGCCTGACGATCGGTACGCCGGTGGGTCGGTGGTTCCGCGACCGGCTGCCGCAGGCGGCGGGGCCCGCGCTGGACACCCTGGCCGGCCTCGCCGCCGAAGCGGGAGTCCGCGTCTTCCTGGTCGGTGGCACCGTGCGGGACGCCTTGCTGGGACGAAGCGGAGCCGGCGATCTGGACATCGTCGTCGAGGGCGACGCGCTCGCCCTGGCGCGCGCCTTCGCAGCCGCGCACGGCGTGCCGTCGGCGGCCACCGTCGAACACCTGCGCTTTCTGACCGCCTCGGTGCCAGTGAGCGCCCTCGGCAGGGTGGACTTCGCCACGGCGCGCTCGGAGCGCTACGAGCGCCCGGGGGCCTTGCCTCGCGTGATGCCCGCGACGATCAGCCAGGACCTCGGTCGCCGAGACTTCACCGTGAACGCGCTGGCAGTCGAGCTCGACGCGGATGGGTGGGAGCTCCTGGATCCGTTCGGAGGCCGGCGGGACCTGGCCGCCGGACACCTGTGCGTGCTGCATCCGCTGTCGTTCGTCGAGGATCCCACCCGCATCTTCCGGGCGGCCCGCTACGCCGCCCGGTTGGGTCTGGCGCTCGATGCCTGGACGGCGCGCGCCCAGGCCCGGGCCCTGCGCCTGGGCCCGTATCCCGCGCTCTCGGGCCAGCGGCTGACGGCGGAGATCGAGCACATGCTCGGTGAGCGGCGGCCTTCCGAGGCCCTCTGCCGGCTCGGTCGTAGCGGCGCCTTCCGGCTGCTCGACGCCCGCTATCGCTTTTCCAGACGGTCGGCAGCGTACGTCAATGCGCTGAGTGAGGCGCTCGAGTGGTCCCACCAGCGGGGGCTGGCCATCGAACCCCTGGAGCTGACCGTGCTGGCACTCGTCGCCGACCAGCCGCGCGACGTAGCCGACGCCGTCCTGGCCCGCCTGGGCTTCAGCGGCGAGCCCCTGACGCGGCTCGGCCGCGCGCTGGAGGCCGCGCGCGACCTCCCCGGTCGGCTGACCGGCGCGGGTCCGGCCAGCCAGCGGGCGCGTCCGCTGTGGAACCGTTCGCCCGTCGAGCTGGCCGGCCTGTGGCTGGCCGGCGGAGCCCGGGCCCGGGATACGGTGGACTGGTTCCTCAGCCGCGCGGCGGGAGCCCGGCCCGTACTGACCGGCGATGCCGTCGTCGCGCTCGGCGTCCCCCGGAGCGCCGAGGTGGCGCGGGTTTTGCGCGATCTGCGCGACGCTCGGCTGGACGGCATCGTGACCGACCGCGACAGCGAGGTGGCGTATGTGGAACACTGGGCTAAGCAGCATGGCCATGGCGTGAGCGCCCGGGACTCGGTGTAGGCGCTCCGAGGCGCCGACAAAGGAGGGGAGGGCTTGGCTCCCAAGTTCATTTTCGTGACGGGCGGCGTCGTCTCCTCGCTGGGCAAGGGGCTGGCGGCGGCCTCCATCGGCTCGCTTCTGGAAGCGCGTGGCTTCCGCGTGACGCTCCAGAAGATGGATCCCTACATCAACGTCGACGCGGGGACGATGAGCCCCTATCAGCACGGCGAGGTGTTCGTGACCGACGATGGCGGTGAAGCCGACCTCGATCTCGGCCACTATGAGCGGTTCACGTCTGTGCGCGTTACGCGGGATCACAACGTCACCACCGGCAAGGTGTACTTCTCGGTGATCCAGAAAGAGCGGCGGGGCGACTATCTGGGGCGGACGGTGCAGGTGATCCCGCACATCACCGATGAGATCAAGGCCAGCATCCACCGGGTGGTCGGGACCGTGGACGTCGTCATCGTGGAGGTGGGGGGAACCGTCGGCGACATCGAGAGCCTGCCCTTCCTGGAGGCCATCCGTCAGTTCAAGAAGGACGTCGGGCGGGACAACGTCCTCTACATCCACCTCACGCTGGTACCGTTCATGCAGGCCGCCCAGGAGCTCAAGACCAAGGCCACCCAGCACTCGGTGAAGGAGCTCCGGGCGATCGGGATCCAGCCCGACATCCTGCTCTGCCGCACCGACCGCTTCCTGCCGCCAGGCATCAAGTCGAAGATCGCGCTCTTCTGCGATGTCGAGGAGGAGGCGGTGATCACGGCCAAGGACGTGGACTCCGTCTACGAGGTGCCGCTGGTGTTCCATCGGGAGGGGCTGGACGAGATCATCGTCAAGCAGCTGGGCCTGGAACCCCGGCCCGGTGACCTGAGCCGGTGGGAGCAGGTCGTGAAGCGGGTGAAGTCTCCGCGCCGGGCGACCCGCATCGCCGTGGTGGGCAAGTACATCGATCTCAAGGACTCGTACAAGAGCCTGGTCGAGGCCCTGGCCCACGGCGGCATCGCCAACGAGGCGCGCGTCGACCTCACCTGGGTCGATGCCGAGCACATCGAGCGCGACGGCCCCACGGCCCACTTCGGCGACGTCCACGGCATCCTGGTCCCCGGCGGCTTCGGGGACCGCGGCATCGAAGGCAAGATTTCGGCGATCCGTTTCGCGCGTGAGCACGGCGTGCCATACTTCGGCATCTGCCTGGGCATGCAGTGCGCGGTCATCGAGTTCGCCCGTCACGTGTGCGGGTTGGCCGGGGCCAACTCCACCGAGTTCGCCCCCGCCACCCGCCACCCCGTCATCGATCTGCTGCCCGAGCAGCGAGCCGTCGCCGGTAAAGGCGGCACGATGCGGCTCGGACTGTATCCGGTGCTGCTCACCGAAGGCAGCCTGGCCGCTCGCCTCTACGGGCAGTCGATCATTCACGAGCGGCATCGCCACCGCTACGAGGTGAACAACGAGTTCCTGCACCGGCTGGAGAAGGAAGGCCTGCGGGTGTCGGGGGTGTGGGCCGACAAGGACGTCGTGGAGATGATCGAGCTGCCCGACCACCCGTACTTCGTGGCCGGCCAGTTCCATCCCGAGTTCCGCTCCCGCCCGTGGGATCCGCATCCGCTCTTTGCGGGCTTCGTGCGCGCGGCGCTGGCGCACCAGGGACCGGTATGAGCCTCGCCACCCGACCGGTGCGAGTGGGCTCGATCACGATCGGCGGCGGGCATCCGCTCGTCCTGATCGGGGGGCCCTGCGCCATCGAGAGCGAGAAACACGCGCTGATGACCGCGGAGCGGCTCGCCGGCATCGCCGCCGACCGGCGCGTGCCCTTCATCTACAAGTCGTCGTACGACAAGGCCAACCGATCGTCGGTGGAGGGCTATCGGGGCCCCGGGCTCATTGAGGGCTTGCGCATCTTGCGCCGCGTGCGGGAGACCGTGGGCGTGCCCGTCCTGTCCGACGTGCACCAGGTGGAAGAGGTGGCGCCGGCCGCCGACGTCCTGGATATCTTACAGATCCCCGCCTTCCTCTGCCGGCAGACCGATCTCATTCTGGCCGTGGCCCGGACGGGAAAGCCCGTCAACATCAAGAAGGGGCAGTTCCTCGCGCCGCCGGACATGAAGAACGTGGTGGACAAGGTCCGCTCGACCGGCAACGAGGCCGTCCTGCTGACCGAGCGGGGCACGAGCTTCGGGTACCACAACCTGGTGGTCGATATGCGGGGACTCGTGCAGCTCCGCGCGCTGGGCGTGCCGGTGGTCTTCGACGCCACGCACTCGGTGCAGCTGCCCGGGGCCGCGGGCACCCGCTCCGGCGGCGAGCGACGCTACGTGCCGGCCCTGGCCCGCGCCGCCGTGGCCGTCGGCGTCGATGCGCTGTTCATGGAGATGCACGAAGACCCCGACCGTACGCTGCCGGATGGCCGGCCCCTGTCCGACG is a window from the Candidatus Methylomirabilota bacterium genome containing:
- the xerD gene encoding site-specific tyrosine recombinase XerD, whose amino-acid sequence is MPTPLRPESRPRGRCGPAGPRRLPIGSDPVADFLAALGAERGVSAHTLAAYRADIRHFTAFLAAIGSSLERVRPEQILAYLERLQRDGMKPASIARRLSALRGLSRYLVREGRLAHDPTQHLERPRGSRALPRTLPARTAAAVVESPDPTTARGLRDRALLELLYATGMRASECLGLSLEDVNLAAGYVICTGKGRKQRLVPLGQEAAAWVKRYVTEARPAATRRRDSGRLFVNWRGGPLSRQSLWSVVARAGRAAGVRRRVSPHVLRHSFASHLLENGADLRSVQAMLGHSDIATTQIYTHLPSATLRRMYDEFHPRARA
- the rpsT gene encoding 30S ribosomal protein S20, coding for MANTKSALKRIRQNEKLRARNRTERSRVRTAVKTARTAVSEGSADARATALAAIRALDKAVSKGVVHRNTAARKKSALARRLASLPS
- a CDS encoding CTP synthase, translated to MAPKFIFVTGGVVSSLGKGLAAASIGSLLEARGFRVTLQKMDPYINVDAGTMSPYQHGEVFVTDDGGEADLDLGHYERFTSVRVTRDHNVTTGKVYFSVIQKERRGDYLGRTVQVIPHITDEIKASIHRVVGTVDVVIVEVGGTVGDIESLPFLEAIRQFKKDVGRDNVLYIHLTLVPFMQAAQELKTKATQHSVKELRAIGIQPDILLCRTDRFLPPGIKSKIALFCDVEEEAVITAKDVDSVYEVPLVFHREGLDEIIVKQLGLEPRPGDLSRWEQVVKRVKSPRRATRIAVVGKYIDLKDSYKSLVEALAHGGIANEARVDLTWVDAEHIERDGPTAHFGDVHGILVPGGFGDRGIEGKISAIRFAREHGVPYFGICLGMQCAVIEFARHVCGLAGANSTEFAPATRHPVIDLLPEQRAVAGKGGTMRLGLYPVLLTEGSLAARLYGQSIIHERHRHRYEVNNEFLHRLEKEGLRVSGVWADKDVVEMIELPDHPYFVAGQFHPEFRSRPWDPHPLFAGFVRAALAHQGPV
- the murJ gene encoding murein biosynthesis integral membrane protein MurJ, which translates into the protein MSVERQVVRALGSISAATLASRVLGFVRDMVVALAFGAGPVTDAFFVAFRIPNMLRRLLGEGALSTALVPVFTEYATTRARQDFLQMLRAVLGASLAALTVTTLLGIAAAPWILRVIAPGFAQDPGQMTLAVLLTRVMFPYLFLVGLAALAMGALHAHGRFFAAALGPAVLNVAIIVAVLFLASRMEPPILSLAVGVLAGGAGQLLVQVPSLRRAGLLVGPSTERHPALTRVGRLLIPAVFGLAAVQVTVLVNTLLASLLRGGSISFLYYADRVMEFPLGMFGIALASASLPAMSRQAAVGDRQGLAETLNFTLRLALYVALPATAGLVALRLPITRVLFERGRFGPEDTVATAQALAWYAVGLVGFSMARILAQAFYALGEPGTAVKLGLLSVAANVVAAVALMEPLGHGGLALASSLGGYVNVVLLLWVARRRLGRLGGRQLAVSLGRTLVACAPLVAWCALCLWAWPSANTRWLEAGWLALAIAGGAAAFWSTSRLLAAPESTALRAVLPVGERR
- the kdsA gene encoding 3-deoxy-8-phosphooctulonate synthase, whose product is MSLATRPVRVGSITIGGGHPLVLIGGPCAIESEKHALMTAERLAGIAADRRVPFIYKSSYDKANRSSVEGYRGPGLIEGLRILRRVRETVGVPVLSDVHQVEEVAPAADVLDILQIPAFLCRQTDLILAVARTGKPVNIKKGQFLAPPDMKNVVDKVRSTGNEAVLLTERGTSFGYHNLVVDMRGLVQLRALGVPVVFDATHSVQLPGAAGTRSGGERRYVPALARAAVAVGVDALFMEMHEDPDRTLPDGRPLSDGPNMLRIDDLPALLDVLSAIRAATGA
- the leuS gene encoding leucine--tRNA ligase, whose amino-acid sequence is MPTERYPHQEIEAKWQRIWEERKQFRVTEDPSRPKFYCLEMFPYPSGRIHMGHVRNYAIGDLLARYKWLRGYNVLHPMGWDAFGLPAENAAIEHGVHPAIWTYENIDYMRRQLQTLGIAYDWDREVTTCDPAYYRWEQLIFIKMFERGLAYRRRSTVNWCPSCATVLANEQVEDGRCWRCDSPVTPREIEGWFFKITDYADELLAWCDRLPGWPERVMTMQRNWIGRSEGVEFDLPVAGRPGVTVRVFTTRPDTVFGMTYAVLAPEHPLVDVLIASETERAAVEAFRRDVARQSEIERLATDRPKRGLRLTARVVNPFTEAEIPLFIADYVLMGYGTGAIMAVPGEDQRDWDFARQHGLPIVETVRRPAGWVGEAYSGDGIKINSGFLDGLSVAEAKRRVIDWLVTRGLGEAKINYRLRDWGISRQRYWGAPIPVLYCDGCGTVPEKEENLPVVLPRDVQIRGKGGSPLADVASFVNARCPRCGGPARRETDTMDTFVESSWYFLRYCSPHYDRGMVDAAAAAYWMPVDQYIGGIEHAVLHLLYARFYTKVLRDLGLVKVDEPFMALLSQGMVIKDGAKMSKSKGNVVDPDELIRKYGADTARLFSLFAAPPEKDLDWNDHGVEGAFRFLNRVWRFVTERVEAIRDAIVDVGGGETPPPTAPPVRARATARSGEAAAVLTGEGRALRRTIHETIARVTEDIERDMHFNTAVSAIMELVNALHAYEAAGPEPGAREERRALLREAVDTLLILLAPFCPHIAEELWSQLGHRESVFRAGWPRVDPAALQRDEVTVVVQVDGKVRSRLTVGAGAADADVERQALADARVRPWLTSRQVERVVVVPNRLVNIVTRS
- the holA gene encoding DNA polymerase III subunit delta, with translation MDYVAFLRSAERGQLPPVALLHGGDAQLLDDALRAATRAMAVEPSLAVFDRDVFDGREVDVDAMVNAALTVPVQAAFRLVVVRRSQALAARGAEALKRYVAKPNPAACLLLLADEPLGASRDRKHPHWLLDAVPAAAVVELLARRGRALEEWLRQRAAAEGLTVSEEAARLLVQWVGDDSATLLGEVRKAALAGGSSNATVGVNEVTAVVGEHRLSGIFDLTRAIERRELGLALRTLERLLAVEDAMLVLATLGREVRTALLVQEWRSRGQSVEQIARVLRRPPGAVEAVVAATTGRSVQSLTERLERCWRAEWRLKSGGEPRAELAALVTELASAP
- a CDS encoding LptE family protein: MRLGRGPIGAGVVIAAVVLTAAGCGYSFRGTLPTHIQTIAVPIFTNHTSEPAVENVITRAVVEAFSTNGRLRVVGRERADSLLEGEITGYELVSLAFDPSAAVRRYRLVVTMNLRYRDLRERTLLFDQSGFQERADFQVGAAVSQTLVQEDAALRAAAVEIARAVVALTLDRF